Proteins from one Bactrocera neohumeralis isolate Rockhampton chromosome 3, APGP_CSIRO_Bneo_wtdbg2-racon-allhic-juicebox.fasta_v2, whole genome shotgun sequence genomic window:
- the LOC126753842 gene encoding KIF-binding protein, with the protein MVIAKEILTDYKEVYEKAIKYVNEESKNDPPTDPFRSHYAARELLLQLKENLKNALASVVAEEADDGKDDFTYIVLLAFVCRDLGRIYVFTDEVSTGERLLQESLQLVEPHKMKPEAIIPYVGALNEIGIVQANRSEYKQAFDTLIKSEQSYKEFLKSKGTPVCISDIFGTPDEVEEGKGAKELESLYTLCTFYLAQVHGHLGELEKSAQYCHLTLRRQLESKTYEPIDFSLNAATLSQYFIGENMFKEARHHLAAATYVMAEHEASMLTPEMTEQQRTEVTETYKHRYADVARCWAKYGLALLSASKERLYNDDDEKVTKDVKRLTVDPNAYRFPGLKIDVYENGVTADYCLTFDDAKPVYHYVSDWLDQAKEYYKPETEATEYAKVIKDYAELYQHIAFFEEDPANQAKMQKRRAKYYEDLLELLNPVFYMGICRECWYGAGLSYSAILDIKLDALKERRTPQPQDLQKINQTCQRAIKNFLEFVKSYTDKDGATIKASADAEEQRNVLYAYFHLGRLHFKIITPDLNLQLENMNNSLKYYKLFTDECAARKEVAETLNAEVGVCREMVNLLPLKIANIKKRLPK; encoded by the exons ATGGTGATTGCGAAAGAAATATTGACAGACTACAAGGAAGTCTACGAAAAGGCTATAAAATATGTTAACGAGGAAAGTAAAAATGATCCACCTACTGATCCGTTTCGTTCACATTACGCCGCACGCGAGCTATTATTGCAATTGAaggaaaatcttaaaaatgcaTTAGCCTCAGTTGTGGCGGAAGAGGCGGACGACGGGAAAGATGATTTCACTTACATTGTTTTGCTTGCATTTGTGTGTCGTGACCTTGGGCGTATCTACGTCTTCACGGATGAAGTCTCAACTGGCGAACGTCTATTGCAAGAAAGTCTACAATTGGTTGAACCGCATAAAATGAAACCTGAGGCTATTATTCCATATGTGGGTGCTCTCAATGAAATAGGCATAGTGCAGGCCAATCGTTCTGAATATAAACAGGCCTTTGATACACTTATCAAATCCGAACAGTcctataaagaatttttaaaaagcaaagGCACTCCTGTATGCATTTCTGACATTTTCGGCACACCCGACGAAGTGGAAGAGGGAAAAGGCGCAAAAGAATTGGAAAGCTTATATACTTTGTGTACATTTTATTTGGCACAAGTGCACGGGCATTTGGGTGAGCTGGAAAAGTCAGCGCAATATTGCCATTTAACGCTACGGCGGCAATTGGAATCAAAAACTTATGAGCCTATAGATTTTTCGTTAAATGCTGCCACTTTATCACAGTATTTTATTGGTGAGAATATGTTTAAAGAGGCACGTCACCATTTGGCTGCCGCTACATATGTAATGGCTGAACATGAAGCCAGCATGTTGACGCCAGAGATGACTGAACAACAGCGTACGGAAGTAACAGAAACATACAAGCACAGATATGCAGATGTTGCACGTTGTTGGGCTAAGTATGGACTGGCTTTGCTTAGTGCTTCCAAAGAACGTTTATATAATGACGATGACGAAAAAGTAACCAAag ATGTAAAGCGTCTCACAGTTGATCCAAACGCTTATCGTTTTCCCGGACTGAAAATAGACGTGTACGAAAATGGTGTTACCGCAGATTATTGTTTGACTTTTGACGACGCCAAACCGGTATACCATTATGTGAGTGACTGGCTGGACCAGgctaaagaatattataaacCTGAAACTGAGGCGACCGAGTATGCAAAAGTGATCAAAGATTATGCTGAATTATATCAGCATATCGCATTCTTTGAGGAAGATCCGGCTAACCAAGCGAAAATGCAAAAGCGTCGCGCAAAATACTATGAAGATTTACTTGAACTGCTCAACCCTGTCTTCTACATGGGTATTTGCCGTGAGTGCTGGTATGGTGCTGGATTGTCATACTCCGCAATTTTAGACATAAAATTGGATGCGTTGAAAGAACGACGCACACCACAACCACAAGATCTACAAAAGATCAATCAAACCTGCCAGAGAGCGATTAAAAATTTCTTGGAATTTGTGAAATCCTATACGGACAAAGATGGCGCCACGATCAAAGCAAGCGCCGATGCGGAAGAACAACGCAACGTGCTCTATGCCTACTTTCATTTGGGACgcttacatttcaaaataatcaCACCCGATCTGAATCTACAActtgaaaatatgaataatagCCTCAAATACTATAAACTCTTTACGGACGAGTgcgcagcaaggaaagaggttgCCGAAACACTCAACGCTGAAGTTGGTGTTTGTCGCGAGATGGTCAATTTATTGCCGCTTAAAATTGCCAATATAAAGAAACGTTTGCCAAAGTAG